TCCCGTCTGGCGCGGATCCAGTCCGGATTGGGATTGGGACCGATCGGGTCGAAGCGCGAGAATTCGATCTGCATCGTCCCATCTGCATGGATCGAGATATCCGGTCTCTCTTCGTAGGATACCCAGTCTGCCAGATAATTGCCGGCAATCCCCCAGCTGGCACTGCCGATGACCTGGCCGATGGAGAAGAACCACCAGCAGAAGATCATATAGAGCAGCGTCACCCCGGCGATGACCGGAATGCGGAACCGGCTCCAGAAGGAGGGCGTCAGCAGATGGGGATGGCGAAGCGCAATGGCATCAAGGTCGGACATGGCAAGCGTCTGCATGGCGTGGCTCCTCAATGGACCGCCTGGAAGGCGCTCTCGCCCACCAGTCTGCGCCGCAGCCAGGCGGACAGCTGATCGACTGCGATAATGGTGATGAAGAGCAGCAGCACGATAGCCAGCGTCTTGGCCTCATGGCCGCGGCTGATCGACAGGCGCAGCTGTTCGCCAATGCCGCCGCCGCCCACGGCACCGATGATGGTCGAGGCCCGCACGTTGATTTCCAGGCGCAGCAGGAAGTAGCTGATGAAGTTCGGCATGACCTGCGGTACCATGGCAAACCAGACGCGCTCCACCCAGTTCGCGCCCACTGCCCGCAGGCCTTCTTCAGGACGCATATCGGCATTTTCGACGACTTCGAAGAAGAGCTTGCCCAAGGCTCCGATCGTGTGGATCGACACCGCGATCATGGCCGGTATGGGTCCGAGCGAGAGAATGGCGAGGAAGAAGCCGGCCAGAACGATTTCCGGAAAGGCGCGCAGGATTTCCATGAAGCGGCGAACCGAACCGCGCAGCCAGACATTGCGCACCATATTGCGCGCCGCAAAGAAGGACAGGATGGAGCCGAAGAAGAAGCCGATGACCGTCGACATCAAGGCGATGTTCAGCGTTTCCGCCATCTTGTAGAAGAATTCGGGAATGTAGAAGCCATCGGTCAGATAGTAGCGGCCCTCCGGATAGTCGTATTTCAAACTACCGTCGAAATAGGGGGAGGGCAGGTCGAAGAGGGCGCGCCAGATCTCGATCGGGTCGCGCGGCAGGAGGTCCTGAACGAAATCGAAGACATGCGGAAGCCGGTCGAAGAACTTGCCGGAATTGCTGTCATTGGCAAACCAGAGCGATCCGGACAGGGCCAAAGCGAGGATGGCAAGGCTCAACAGGGTATAGACGCGGCGATTGCGGGCAAGAAGCTGCCAATGCGCCTCGATCTGCAGACCGCGCTCGCCGAGCTTTGAAGGAGATAGGGAAGAGCGGATCGCTGTCATTCTGATGTCCGGCACGGCGTTTCAAGGCGTTTTCATGAGGCTCGCCAGTTCATGAGGCTGGCCATTCTATGAGGTTGGCCAGTTCATGGGGTTGGCTGGGACTCGCAAGCATGCACCCGAGCCCGTCGCGAGGCTTAAGGTGACAGGATGCGCTAACCGGTCCGCCGGTCTCACCCTGACGGGCAAGATGTGCTCCTGCGGACCGGATCATTACGCAGCCTTCCGGCTTGGCGTCGTCCTGCGGCGTCAGCCGCCGATCGTGGCCTTGCGGGCGTCGATGATCGGCTTGTAGAAGTCGACATTGACTTCGGCAAAGCCCTTGAAGTCGCCAC
The sequence above is a segment of the Rhizobium sp. SSA_523 genome. Coding sequences within it:
- the phnE gene encoding phosphonate ABC transporter, permease protein PhnE, whose product is MRSSLSPSKLGERGLQIEAHWQLLARNRRVYTLLSLAILALALSGSLWFANDSNSGKFFDRLPHVFDFVQDLLPRDPIEIWRALFDLPSPYFDGSLKYDYPEGRYYLTDGFYIPEFFYKMAETLNIALMSTVIGFFFGSILSFFAARNMVRNVWLRGSVRRFMEILRAFPEIVLAGFFLAILSLGPIPAMIAVSIHTIGALGKLFFEVVENADMRPEEGLRAVGANWVERVWFAMVPQVMPNFISYFLLRLEINVRASTIIGAVGGGGIGEQLRLSISRGHEAKTLAIVLLLFITIIAVDQLSAWLRRRLVGESAFQAVH